In the genome of Leptolyngbya sp. FACHB-261, one region contains:
- a CDS encoding GNAT family N-acetyltransferase, giving the protein MLTESFHPPDGWMMKLAYPLLRLGIYEDLRSRLRRNQRDHVCLVATCPQESNREEILLGTVELALGTQSREERSHPYPYLSNLAVRPQWRRQGVAQQLLVACEQIAQSAGQHSLYLHVLENNYSARKLYSRIGYRLQTLDQHWSFWVLGRPRRMLLCRTFDLTTAQS; this is encoded by the coding sequence TTGCTTACTGAAAGCTTTCATCCCCCCGATGGGTGGATGATGAAGCTGGCCTACCCTTTATTACGCTTGGGTATCTATGAGGACCTGCGCAGCCGACTACGCCGTAACCAACGGGACCATGTTTGCCTAGTAGCAACCTGTCCTCAAGAAAGCAATCGGGAGGAGATCCTCCTAGGCACCGTTGAGCTGGCCTTGGGAACCCAGTCTCGAGAGGAACGTTCCCATCCTTACCCCTACCTGTCCAACCTAGCGGTTCGCCCACAGTGGCGACGTCAGGGCGTGGCCCAGCAGCTGCTAGTCGCCTGCGAACAGATTGCTCAATCGGCAGGCCAGCACAGTCTCTATCTTCATGTGCTGGAGAACAACTACTCAGCTCGGAAACTATACAGTCGAATCGGCTACCGATTACAAACCCTCGACCAGCACTGGAGCTTTTGGGTGTTAGGCCGTCCTCGGCGAATGCTTCTATGTAGAACTTTCGACCTCACCACTGCCCAAAGTTAG
- a CDS encoding histidinol-phosphate transaminase: protein MLPFLRSDLSELVAYSSEGHESHAAEFDKLDTNEFPLDLPEALKEKLAFLSAQQIQSNRYPDASYVGLRQEIARYVSESADAVVTPEQISVGNGSDELIRSILIATCLNHAGSILVAEPTFSMYAILARSLGIPVVSVPRHENFEIDIAAAQSALAQHPEIRVVFLVHPNSPTGNALTEAELTWAKALPPEILVVVDEAYYEFSGQTTVAELSRSNWMILRTFSKAFRLAAHRLGYAIAQPELALALEKIRLPYNLPSVSQAAACLALTHRKELLAEVKSLRQEREQLYQVLLTHSDLRVWPSAANFLFIKTLGSRSAAELHQGLQQQGTLVRQTCGGLRITVGTAEENQRTLARLRQVL from the coding sequence ATGTTGCCTTTCCTGCGGAGCGATCTGTCTGAGCTGGTTGCCTATTCCTCGGAAGGGCACGAGAGCCACGCGGCGGAGTTCGACAAGCTCGATACCAACGAATTTCCCTTGGACTTACCGGAGGCGCTGAAGGAAAAACTGGCGTTCCTTTCAGCGCAGCAGATCCAGTCCAATCGCTACCCCGATGCTAGTTATGTCGGGCTACGTCAGGAAATTGCTCGCTACGTCAGTGAGTCTGCCGACGCAGTAGTTACACCAGAGCAGATTTCCGTCGGCAACGGCTCCGACGAGCTAATCCGCTCTATCCTCATTGCCACTTGCCTCAATCACGCAGGCAGTATTCTGGTTGCCGAGCCGACCTTCTCGATGTACGCAATCTTGGCTCGCAGCCTGGGCATTCCAGTCGTCAGTGTGCCGCGGCATGAAAACTTTGAAATTGATATCGCTGCCGCTCAGTCAGCACTGGCCCAACACCCAGAAATTCGCGTGGTGTTTCTGGTTCACCCCAACTCGCCTACCGGGAACGCACTGACCGAGGCTGAACTGACTTGGGCCAAGGCTTTGCCGCCAGAAATTCTAGTGGTCGTGGATGAAGCCTATTACGAGTTCAGTGGTCAGACAACAGTGGCTGAGCTGAGCCGTTCCAATTGGATGATTCTGCGCACCTTCTCCAAAGCATTCCGACTGGCAGCACACCGCTTGGGTTATGCCATTGCCCAGCCTGAACTTGCATTGGCTTTAGAAAAAATTCGTCTGCCTTACAACTTGCCCAGTGTCTCTCAGGCTGCAGCATGTCTTGCTCTAACCCACCGCAAGGAACTCTTAGCGGAAGTTAAGTCACTGCGACAAGAACGGGAGCAGCTCTATCAGGTCCTACTCACCCATTCAGACCTGAGAGTCTGGCCCAGTGCTGCCAATTTCCTATTTATAAAAACTCTTGGCAGCCGTTCAGCCGCTGAATTGCACCAAGGCTTGCAGCAACAGGGCACCCTAGTTCGTCAGACTTGTGGTGGTTTGCGAATTACCGTTGGCACAGCCGAGGAGAACCAACGCACCCTTGCTCGTCTACGACAGGTCCTTTAG